In Rouxiella sp. WC2420, the following proteins share a genomic window:
- a CDS encoding bifunctional 4-hydroxy-2-oxoglutarate aldolase/2-dehydro-3-deoxy-phosphogluconate aldolase produces MKNWKTSAEQILTSGPVVPVIVINKLEHAVPLAKALVAGGVRVLEVTLRTACAIEAIRAIAKEVPDAILGAGTVLNPAQLAEVTAAGAQFAISPGLTDALLKAANEGSIPLIPGISTVSELMLGLDAGLREFKFFPAEANGGVKALQAIAGPFPQVRFCPTGGITPGNYRDYLALKSVLCIGGSWLVPADALESGDYDRITQLAREAVAGAKA; encoded by the coding sequence ATGAAGAACTGGAAAACAAGCGCAGAACAGATCCTGACCTCGGGACCGGTCGTGCCGGTTATCGTGATTAACAAGCTCGAACACGCGGTACCGCTGGCGAAAGCGCTGGTTGCCGGTGGCGTTCGCGTGCTGGAAGTGACTCTGCGCACGGCTTGTGCTATCGAGGCTATCAGGGCGATTGCGAAAGAAGTGCCAGATGCAATCCTTGGCGCTGGCACGGTGCTTAACCCGGCACAGTTAGCCGAAGTGACCGCTGCCGGAGCACAGTTTGCTATCAGCCCAGGTCTGACGGATGCGCTGCTGAAAGCTGCAAATGAAGGGTCTATTCCCCTGATTCCGGGTATCAGTACGGTATCAGAACTCATGCTGGGTCTCGATGCGGGTTTGCGTGAATTCAAGTTCTTCCCGGCCGAAGCCAACGGCGGCGTGAAAGCGCTGCAGGCCATCGCCGGGCCATTTCCTCAGGTACGTTTCTGCCCCACTGGCGGCATTACACCGGGCAACTACCGCGACTATCTGGCATTGAAAAGCGTGCTTTGTATTGGCGGATCCTGGTTGGTTCCTGCCGATGCATTGGAAAGCGGTGATTACGATCGTATCACTCAGCTGGCGCGTGAAGCCGTAGCGGGCGCAAAAGCTTAA
- the pgl gene encoding 6-phosphogluconolactonase: MANFVEISGATALKNLAGKMADALRQGIAERGQATLIVSGGRTPLELFRQLSRQELDWGRVTITLADERWVASDNGSSNEKMVRNSLLQSEVAKATFIALKNDALTALEGEARAEQALTALQLPADVTLLGMGVDGHIASLFPGSASLPRALDLQSTKRCIAITPITAPIERMTLTLPVLLNSRRIYLLLAGESKREAYERADKGTDQNEMPVRALLHQQQTPVEVYWTP, translated from the coding sequence ATGGCCAATTTCGTCGAAATTTCCGGTGCGACTGCGTTAAAGAATCTGGCCGGTAAAATGGCTGACGCATTGAGGCAGGGCATTGCTGAACGAGGTCAGGCCACGCTGATAGTTTCAGGCGGCAGAACGCCGCTTGAACTTTTTCGGCAGCTTTCCCGTCAGGAGCTTGACTGGGGAAGGGTGACTATCACCTTGGCCGATGAGCGTTGGGTTGCCAGCGATAACGGTTCCAGCAATGAAAAGATGGTGCGCAATAGTCTGTTGCAAAGCGAGGTGGCGAAAGCCACCTTTATTGCATTAAAAAACGACGCCTTGACTGCGCTGGAGGGGGAAGCTCGTGCTGAACAGGCGCTGACGGCTTTACAGTTGCCTGCAGACGTCACACTTCTGGGCATGGGCGTTGACGGGCATATTGCCTCCCTGTTTCCCGGCAGTGCCAGTCTGCCCAGAGCGCTGGATTTGCAGTCGACTAAACGTTGCATCGCGATTACCCCGATAACCGCGCCCATTGAGCGCATGACGCTGACGTTACCCGTGCTTCTCAACAGTCGTCGAATCTATTTACTGTTGGCCGGTGAATCCAAACGCGAGGCTTACGAGCGCGCCGATAAGGGCACCGATCAAAATGAAATGCCCGTGAGGGCACTGCTGCATCAACAACAGACGCCGGTAGAGGTCTATTGGACCCCATAG
- the zwf gene encoding glucose-6-phosphate dehydrogenase yields the protein MAVNQPAQACDLVIFGAKGDLARRKLLPSLYQLEKAGHIHDDTKIIGVGRAEWDKAAYTEVVKEALTTFMKEKLDPELWEKLSARLEFCNLDVNDQKHFNRLGKMLDTSKRTTINYFAMPPSTFAAICKGLGEAGLNKEPARVVMEKPLGTDLKSSQEINDGVAEYFNETQVYRIDHYLGKETVLNLLALRFANNLFASNWDNRTIDHVQITVAEEVGIEGRWGYFDKAGQMRDMIQNHLLQILTMIAMSPPADLSTDSIRNEKVKVLRSLRRIDQSNVRETTVRGQYTAGFVQGKKVPGYLEEEGAIKNSNTESFVAIRVDIDNWQWAGVPFYLRTGKRLPAKCSEVVVYFKTPALNLFSDSYQQLPQNKLTIRLQPDEGIEIEVLNKVPGLEHKHRLQTTKLDLSFSETFHEEHIADAYERLLLETMRGIQALFVRRDEVEEAWKWVDGIVNAWSAENEAPKPYQAGTWGPVASVAMITRDGRSWNEFG from the coding sequence ATGGCGGTAAACCAACCTGCCCAGGCGTGTGACCTGGTAATATTCGGTGCTAAAGGCGATCTGGCTCGCCGTAAGCTGTTGCCTTCCCTGTATCAGCTGGAAAAGGCTGGGCACATTCATGACGACACCAAAATCATTGGTGTAGGCCGTGCCGAATGGGATAAAGCAGCTTATACCGAAGTGGTAAAAGAAGCGCTGACCACCTTTATGAAAGAGAAGCTGGACCCTGAACTGTGGGAAAAACTTTCCGCGCGTTTAGAGTTCTGTAATCTCGACGTCAACGATCAAAAGCATTTCAACCGTCTCGGTAAAATGCTTGATACCAGCAAGCGCACCACCATCAACTATTTCGCTATGCCGCCAAGCACCTTTGCCGCTATCTGTAAAGGTTTGGGTGAAGCAGGTCTGAACAAAGAGCCTGCGCGCGTGGTTATGGAAAAACCGCTGGGTACCGATCTTAAATCCTCTCAGGAAATCAACGACGGCGTTGCCGAGTATTTCAACGAGACCCAGGTTTATCGTATCGACCACTATTTGGGTAAAGAGACCGTTCTTAACCTGCTGGCGCTGCGTTTTGCCAATAACCTGTTTGCTTCCAACTGGGATAACCGCACCATCGATCATGTGCAGATTACTGTGGCGGAAGAAGTCGGTATCGAAGGCCGTTGGGGTTACTTCGATAAAGCCGGGCAGATGCGTGACATGATTCAGAACCACTTGCTGCAGATCCTGACCATGATTGCCATGTCACCTCCGGCGGACCTGAGCACTGACAGTATCCGTAACGAAAAAGTTAAGGTGCTGCGTTCACTGCGCCGTATCGACCAGTCCAACGTGCGTGAAACCACCGTTCGTGGTCAGTACACTGCGGGCTTCGTACAGGGCAAAAAAGTACCTGGCTACCTCGAAGAAGAGGGCGCAATTAAAAATAGCAACACTGAGAGCTTTGTCGCCATTCGTGTTGATATCGACAACTGGCAGTGGGCGGGCGTGCCGTTCTACCTGCGCACCGGTAAGCGTTTACCTGCGAAATGCTCAGAAGTTGTGGTCTATTTCAAGACTCCGGCCCTGAACCTGTTCAGCGACTCTTATCAGCAGCTGCCGCAGAATAAACTGACGATTCGTCTTCAGCCGGACGAAGGTATCGAAATCGAAGTACTGAACAAAGTGCCGGGTCTGGAGCATAAACATCGCCTGCAAACCACTAAACTGGATCTCAGTTTCTCGGAAACCTTCCACGAAGAGCACATTGCCGATGCTTACGAGCGTTTGCTGCTGGAGACCATGCGCGGTATCCAGGCGCTGTTTGTACGCCGCGACGAAGTTGAAGAAGCCTGGAAATGGGTCGACGGCATCGTCAACGCATGGTCGGCAGAGAACGAAGCACCTAAGCCTTATCAGGCGGGTACTTGGGGACCTGTTGCCTCAGTGGCAATGATTACCCGAGATGGTCGTTCATGGAACGAGTTCGGCTAA
- a CDS encoding MurR/RpiR family transcriptional regulator, which translates to MNTLEKILSFLDILSKSERKVAEVILADPQTAIHSSIATLAKMADVSEPTVNRFCRRLETKGFPDFKLQLAQSLANGTPYVNRNVEETDSVEAYSAKIFESAMASLEQVKNTLDITAVNRAVDLLTQAKKISFFGLGASAAVAHDAMNKFFRFNIPVIYFDDIVMQRMSCMNSGDGDVVVLISHTGRTKNLVELAHLARENDATVIAITSRDTPLAYEATLSLLLDVPEDTDVYMPMVSRLAQLTLIDVLATGFILRRGAKFRDNLKRVKESLRDSRFDKGVSAPPRSE; encoded by the coding sequence ATGAATACGCTGGAAAAAATACTCAGCTTTTTGGATATCCTCAGCAAATCTGAAAGAAAGGTTGCCGAAGTTATCCTTGCTGACCCCCAAACTGCCATCCATTCAAGTATCGCCACGCTGGCAAAAATGGCGGATGTAAGTGAACCCACCGTTAACCGCTTTTGCCGCCGTCTCGAAACCAAAGGATTCCCTGACTTCAAACTTCAGTTAGCCCAAAGTCTGGCTAACGGAACGCCATACGTAAACCGCAATGTCGAAGAAACTGACAGCGTCGAAGCCTACAGTGCCAAAATTTTTGAATCTGCCATGGCCAGTCTTGAGCAGGTCAAAAACACATTGGACATCACAGCGGTTAACCGGGCAGTCGATTTACTGACTCAGGCGAAGAAAATTTCGTTCTTCGGGCTTGGCGCTTCGGCTGCTGTGGCACATGATGCAATGAACAAGTTTTTCCGTTTTAACATTCCGGTAATATATTTTGATGATATCGTAATGCAACGAATGAGCTGTATGAATTCGGGCGATGGCGACGTTGTAGTGCTGATTTCTCATACCGGCCGCACGAAAAACTTAGTGGAGCTTGCTCATCTTGCCCGTGAAAACGACGCCACGGTGATTGCTATCACTTCCCGTGATACCCCTCTGGCCTATGAGGCGACACTCTCGCTGCTGCTTGACGTGCCGGAAGACACAGACGTATATATGCCAATGGTTTCACGCCTGGCCCAGCTAACACTGATTGATGTACTGGCGACCGGATTTATTCTGCGCCGAGGCGCTAAATTCAGGGATAACCTGAAGCGGGTCAAAGAATCCCTGCGAGATTCGCGCTTTGATAAAGGGGTATCGGCTCCCCCTCGCTCAGAATAA
- the pyk gene encoding pyruvate kinase yields the protein MSRRLRRTKIVTTLGPATDRDNNLEKVIAAGANVVRLNFSHGTPEDHQLRADKVREIAARLGRHVAILGDLQGPKIRVSTFKEGKVFLNIGDKFLLDANMGKGEGDKEKVGIDYKGLPADVVPGDILLLDDGRVQLKVLEVQGVKVFTEVTVGGPLSNNKGINKLGGGLSAEALTEKDKADIITAAKIGVDFLAVSFPRTGEDLNYARRLARDAGCHAKIVSKVERAEAVASDAAMDDIILASDVVMVARGDLGVEIGDPELVGIQKKLIRRARTLNRAVITATQMMESMITNPMPTRAEVMDVANAVLDGTDAVMLSAETAAGQYPAETVAAMARVCLGAEKIPSINVSKHRLDIEFDNIEETIAMSAMYAANHQKGVTAIISLTESGRTPLIMSRISSGLPIFAMSRHEHTLNLTAMYRGVTPVFFDSHNDGVVAAVDAVNLLRDKGYLLSGDIVIVTQGDVMSTTGTTNTTRVLTVD from the coding sequence ATGTCCAGAAGGCTCAGAAGAACCAAAATCGTCACCACCCTCGGCCCGGCAACGGACCGCGACAATAATCTTGAAAAAGTGATTGCCGCCGGTGCCAACGTTGTTCGCCTCAACTTCTCTCACGGCACTCCGGAAGATCACCAGCTTCGTGCTGATAAAGTGCGCGAAATCGCCGCCAGACTTGGTCGTCATGTCGCTATTCTTGGCGACCTGCAAGGTCCAAAGATTCGAGTTTCCACCTTCAAAGAAGGCAAAGTCTTTCTCAATATTGGCGATAAGTTCCTGCTTGATGCCAATATGGGCAAAGGTGAAGGCGATAAAGAAAAAGTCGGTATCGATTATAAAGGGCTGCCCGCAGACGTCGTGCCCGGCGATATTTTGCTGCTCGATGACGGCCGTGTGCAATTAAAAGTATTGGAAGTTCAGGGTGTTAAAGTGTTTACCGAAGTCACGGTGGGCGGCCCTCTGTCTAACAATAAAGGCATCAACAAGCTGGGCGGCGGCCTTTCAGCCGAAGCGCTGACCGAAAAAGACAAAGCCGATATTATCACTGCTGCAAAAATTGGCGTTGATTTCCTGGCCGTGTCTTTCCCGCGCACGGGTGAAGACCTTAACTACGCTCGCCGTCTGGCGCGCGATGCAGGCTGTCACGCCAAGATCGTTTCTAAAGTTGAACGTGCAGAAGCCGTGGCCTCGGACGCAGCCATGGATGACATTATCTTGGCCTCTGACGTAGTGATGGTGGCTCGTGGTGATCTGGGGGTTGAAATCGGCGATCCTGAGCTGGTGGGTATTCAGAAGAAGCTGATCCGCCGCGCTCGCACGCTCAACCGCGCCGTGATAACCGCCACGCAGATGATGGAGTCAATGATTACCAACCCGATGCCAACCCGTGCGGAAGTGATGGACGTTGCCAACGCCGTGCTGGACGGAACGGATGCAGTAATGCTGTCAGCAGAAACGGCGGCAGGGCAATATCCGGCAGAAACCGTGGCCGCGATGGCACGCGTTTGCCTTGGCGCCGAGAAAATTCCAAGTATCAATGTTTCCAAGCACCGTCTTGACATTGAATTTGACAATATTGAAGAAACGATTGCGATGTCGGCAATGTATGCGGCAAACCATCAAAAAGGCGTTACTGCAATTATCTCTCTCACCGAGTCAGGTAGAACGCCGCTTATCATGTCACGAATCAGCTCGGGGCTGCCTATTTTTGCCATGTCACGGCATGAACACACGCTGAACCTCACTGCGATGTATCGCGGCGTGACGCCAGTGTTTTTCGACAGCCACAACGACGGTGTTGTTGCCGCCGTTGACGCCGTTAATCTGCTGCGTGATAAAGGCTACTTGCTGTCCGGCGACATTGTTATCGTCACTCAGGGTGATGTGATGAGCACTACCGGCACGACCAACACCACCCGCGTACTGACTGTCGACTAA
- the lpxM gene encoding lauroyl-Kdo(2)-lipid IV(A) myristoyltransferase (LpxM is lauroyl-Kdo(2)-lipid IV(A) myristoyltransferase, an enzyme characterized in Escherichia coli and involved in biosynthesis of the form of lipid A found in that species and some closely related species.): MQSEKKSTVEFIPQFQKAFFHPRYWGIWLGVGVMAGLACLPASFRDPLLGGLGRLVGKYAKGARRRAQINLFYCLPELSEARREEIIDDMFAAAPQSMVMMAELAIRGKTKSIQQRVHWHDREIIEKLKAEGKNIIFLVPHGWAVDVPAMLLAAEGQPMAAMFHNQRNPLTDYLWNAVRRRFGGRMHARNDGIKPFISSVRQGYWGYYLPDQDHGAEHSEFVDFFATYKATLPAVGRLMKVCRAEIVPLFPVYNGSEHRLDIFVRPPMYDLATADDVTIARRMNEEVEVLVGPNPEQYTWILKLLKTRKDDLKEPYDRDELYPYK; this comes from the coding sequence ATGCAATCAGAAAAAAAATCAACTGTGGAATTTATTCCACAGTTTCAAAAAGCCTTCTTTCATCCGCGCTATTGGGGCATTTGGCTGGGTGTCGGCGTAATGGCAGGATTGGCGTGCCTTCCCGCCTCTTTTCGTGACCCGCTATTGGGCGGACTAGGCCGTTTGGTGGGCAAATATGCCAAGGGTGCCAGACGTCGGGCGCAGATCAACCTGTTTTATTGTCTGCCAGAGCTATCTGAAGCGCGTCGTGAAGAGATCATTGATGATATGTTCGCCGCAGCTCCGCAGTCGATGGTGATGATGGCCGAGTTGGCGATTCGTGGTAAGACCAAAAGTATTCAGCAACGGGTGCACTGGCACGACCGCGAGATCATCGAAAAGCTTAAGGCCGAAGGGAAGAACATTATTTTTCTGGTCCCGCACGGCTGGGCAGTGGATGTCCCGGCGATGCTGCTGGCCGCAGAGGGTCAGCCGATGGCTGCGATGTTCCATAATCAAAGGAATCCGCTCACTGACTATTTGTGGAACGCGGTGCGACGCCGTTTCGGTGGGCGCATGCATGCCCGTAATGACGGCATCAAGCCGTTTATCAGCTCGGTGCGTCAGGGATATTGGGGCTATTATCTTCCCGATCAGGACCACGGTGCCGAACACAGTGAGTTTGTCGATTTCTTTGCCACTTACAAAGCTACGTTACCGGCAGTGGGTCGCTTGATGAAAGTCTGCCGTGCCGAAATCGTGCCGCTGTTCCCGGTTTACAATGGCAGCGAGCATCGGCTGGATATTTTTGTGCGTCCGCCGATGTACGATTTAGCCACCGCCGACGATGTTACTATCGCCCGTCGTATGAACGAAGAGGTTGAGGTGTTGGTGGGGCCAAATCCAGAGCAATATACCTGGATCCTCAAGCTGCTGAAGACCCGTAAAGATGATTTGAAAGAGCCTTACGATCGCGACGAACTTTATCCCTATAAGTGA
- the mepM gene encoding murein DD-endopeptidase MepM, with the protein MQLLARSIALAFNNLPRPHRLMLGSLTIVTLAVAVWKPVVYELDQDGYQGKPLAKQIMLDSQQMRSLLPEASEPIDEDTPATTDIPQDELDDKTENEKGVHEYVVSTGDTLSSILNQYGIDMSDITALASSNSDLRNLKIGQQLSWTLNDDGDLQRVTWEKSRRETVTFDRSGTGFKASTETLKGEWQDQVLKGTLDGSFVSSAKEAGLTNAEIGAVVKALQWQMDFRKLRAGDQFSVLMSREMLDGKSQQSELSGVHLRTGGKDYYAIRAEDGKFYDRSGSGLARGFLRFPTLKQYRVSSNFNPRRLNPVTGRIAPHRGVDFAVPIGTPVLAVGDGEVMVVKGGGAAGNYVAIRHGRQYMTRYMHLRRALVKPGQKVKRGDRIGLSGNTGRSTGPHLHFEVWINNIAVNPLTAKLPRSEGLSGKDLKDYLATVREVMPQLKI; encoded by the coding sequence GTGCAGCTATTAGCCCGATCGATTGCTCTGGCATTCAACAATCTTCCTCGACCTCATCGCCTCATGCTGGGGTCTTTGACCATCGTTACTCTTGCTGTTGCCGTCTGGAAACCCGTTGTTTATGAATTGGATCAAGATGGATATCAGGGGAAACCTCTAGCAAAGCAAATTATGCTCGACAGCCAGCAGATGCGATCTCTGCTGCCTGAAGCCAGCGAACCCATTGACGAAGACACGCCAGCCACTACCGATATCCCGCAAGACGAGCTCGATGATAAAACCGAGAACGAGAAGGGTGTTCACGAATACGTGGTCTCTACCGGTGATACCCTCAGCAGCATTCTGAATCAGTACGGCATTGATATGTCGGACATCACGGCGCTGGCATCCAGCAACAGCGATTTGCGCAATCTGAAGATAGGCCAGCAGCTGTCATGGACCTTGAATGACGACGGCGATCTCCAGCGCGTAACCTGGGAGAAGTCGCGTCGTGAAACGGTGACTTTCGATCGCAGCGGAACGGGTTTTAAAGCCTCGACAGAAACGCTGAAAGGCGAGTGGCAGGACCAGGTCCTTAAAGGCACGCTCGACGGTAGCTTTGTCAGCAGCGCCAAAGAGGCCGGGCTTACCAATGCCGAAATTGGCGCTGTGGTAAAGGCCCTGCAATGGCAGATGGATTTCAGAAAACTGCGCGCAGGCGATCAGTTCTCGGTTTTAATGTCGCGCGAAATGCTCGATGGCAAGAGCCAGCAGAGCGAACTTTCGGGCGTGCATTTGCGCACGGGCGGTAAAGATTATTACGCCATTCGTGCTGAAGACGGCAAGTTCTACGACCGCTCGGGTAGCGGCCTCGCACGCGGCTTCCTGCGCTTCCCGACCCTCAAGCAGTATCGCGTTTCTTCAAACTTTAACCCGCGTCGTCTAAACCCGGTCACCGGGCGTATCGCCCCACATCGCGGTGTAGATTTTGCGGTACCCATTGGTACGCCGGTACTGGCCGTCGGCGACGGTGAAGTAATGGTAGTGAAAGGAGGGGGAGCAGCCGGTAACTATGTGGCCATTCGCCACGGGCGTCAATATATGACCCGCTATATGCACCTGCGCAGGGCGTTGGTCAAACCGGGGCAGAAAGTGAAGCGTGGCGATCGCATTGGTTTATCGGGCAATACCGGTCGTTCCACCGGGCCTCATCTGCATTTTGAAGTATGGATCAATAATATTGCCGTTAACCCGCTTACCGCCAAGCTGCCGCGTTCAGAAGGCTTGAGCGGTAAAGACCTTAAAGACTATCTGGCAACCGTGCGTGAGGTCATGCCTCAGCTAAAAATCTGA
- the znuA gene encoding zinc ABC transporter substrate-binding protein ZnuA, protein MKISKSFVVRTLIAVSMLGAGTLAQVQAAVLASVRPLGFIAAAIADGVTPTEVLLPAGASPGNYSLRPADLQHMRSADLLVWVGPGMERFMSKSVAQLPPNRVVNISALPGVQPLLLAERDPQQQGIRKHKDPGKGHQGDEYNMRLWLSPEVAKLAAVEIHAKLLELMPQKKDQLDANLRQFEDRLTQTDIKLGKMLQPVQGKGYFVFRDANSYFEKHYGLAPIGHLTVNPEIPPASQQLHQIRTQLVEQKAECVFAEPQFRPAVINAVAQGAKVRVGTLDLLGNGIALTKDSYVNFLSHLTSQYVSCLK, encoded by the coding sequence ATGAAAATTAGTAAATCTTTTGTAGTCCGTACCCTGATTGCCGTTTCAATGCTAGGTGCTGGCACACTCGCTCAGGTTCAGGCAGCCGTACTGGCCTCCGTGCGCCCGCTAGGCTTTATCGCCGCCGCAATCGCCGATGGAGTGACGCCAACCGAGGTTTTACTGCCCGCTGGCGCCTCTCCAGGAAACTATTCCCTGCGTCCCGCCGATCTCCAGCACATGCGTAGTGCCGATTTACTGGTTTGGGTGGGTCCTGGCATGGAACGCTTTATGAGCAAATCTGTTGCACAGCTGCCACCAAATCGGGTGGTGAATATTTCGGCGCTACCAGGTGTCCAGCCGCTGCTTTTAGCTGAAAGGGACCCACAGCAACAGGGTATTCGCAAGCATAAAGATCCTGGGAAAGGGCATCAAGGTGATGAATATAACATGCGTCTATGGCTCTCACCCGAAGTGGCAAAATTAGCCGCTGTGGAAATTCACGCAAAATTATTGGAACTAATGCCGCAAAAGAAAGACCAACTAGACGCCAACCTGCGTCAGTTTGAAGACAGATTGACACAAACTGACATAAAGCTTGGTAAGATGCTGCAACCTGTTCAGGGGAAGGGATATTTTGTTTTTCGAGACGCGAATAGCTACTTTGAAAAGCACTACGGGTTGGCCCCAATCGGCCATTTGACCGTCAATCCTGAAATTCCGCCTGCATCACAGCAATTACATCAAATTCGAACTCAGCTGGTTGAGCAGAAAGCGGAATGCGTTTTTGCTGAACCACAGTTCAGGCCGGCCGTAATTAATGCCGTTGCCCAGGGAGCAAAAGTGCGTGTGGGCACATTGGACTTGCTAGGGAACGGCATCGCACTGACCAAGGACAGCTATGTGAACTTCCTGTCACATCTGACTTCTCAGTACGTGAGCTGCCTGAAGTAA
- the ruvB gene encoding Holliday junction branch migration DNA helicase RuvB produces MIEADRLISAEVFSEEEVIDRAIRPKRLSDYVGQPHVRSQMEIFIQAAKQRGDALDHLLIFGPPGLGKTTLANIVANEMGVNLRTTSGPVLEKAGDLAAMLTNLEPHDVLFIDEIHRLSPVVEEVLYPAMEDYQLDIMIGEGPAARSIKLDLPPFTLVGATTRAGSLTSPLRDRFGIVQRLEFYQVADLQHIVGRSATCLGLELSEEGAHQIARRSRGTPRIANRLLRRVRDFAEVKGDGTINGDVANGALDMLDVDAEGFDYMDRKLLLAIIDKFTGGPVGLDNLAAAIGEERETIEDVIEPFLIQQGFIQRTPRGRMATNHAYKHFGMIRPE; encoded by the coding sequence ATGATAGAAGCTGACCGTCTTATTTCTGCTGAAGTGTTCAGCGAAGAAGAAGTTATCGACAGAGCGATCCGTCCAAAACGATTGTCCGACTATGTTGGGCAACCGCACGTGCGATCGCAGATGGAGATCTTCATTCAGGCGGCAAAACAGCGTGGCGATGCGCTGGATCACCTGCTGATTTTCGGTCCGCCGGGGCTGGGTAAAACCACGTTGGCAAATATTGTCGCCAATGAAATGGGCGTTAATCTGCGCACGACTTCCGGCCCGGTGCTGGAAAAAGCCGGTGATTTGGCAGCGATGCTGACCAACCTCGAACCGCATGACGTCCTGTTTATCGACGAAATCCACCGCCTTTCACCGGTAGTGGAAGAGGTGCTTTATCCGGCGATGGAGGATTATCAGCTGGATATCATGATTGGCGAGGGTCCGGCGGCACGTTCGATTAAGCTTGATTTACCTCCCTTTACGCTGGTGGGTGCAACGACGCGCGCGGGGTCACTGACTTCTCCACTGCGTGACCGTTTTGGTATCGTGCAACGTTTGGAGTTCTATCAGGTCGCCGATTTGCAGCATATTGTAGGCCGCAGTGCCACTTGTCTGGGGCTGGAGCTTTCAGAAGAGGGCGCGCATCAAATTGCTCGCCGCTCGCGCGGTACGCCACGTATTGCCAACCGCCTGCTACGCCGTGTGCGAGACTTCGCCGAAGTGAAAGGTGATGGCACCATAAACGGCGACGTCGCCAACGGCGCGCTGGATATGCTCGACGTCGACGCTGAAGGTTTTGATTATATGGACCGCAAACTGTTGCTGGCAATTATCGACAAGTTTACCGGCGGACCGGTTGGACTTGATAACCTTGCGGCAGCGATTGGGGAAGAGCGCGAAACCATTGAAGACGTGATCGAACCGTTCCTGATCCAGCAGGGATTCATTCAACGCACGCCGCGAGGCAGAATGGCAACCAATCACGCCTATAAGCATTTTGGAATGATCAGACCAGAATAA
- the ruvA gene encoding Holliday junction branch migration protein RuvA — translation MIGRLRGVILEKQPPLVLLETNGVGYEVHMPMTCFYELPELGQEAIVFTQFIVREDAQLLYGFNDRQERALFRELIKVNGVGPKLALAILSGMSAQQFVSAVEKEEITSLIKLPGVGKKTAERLVVEMKDRFKGLNGDLFNSPTDISLPAAASRAKESDAEGEAVAALISLGYKPPEASRMISKVAKPGAECETLIREALRAAL, via the coding sequence GTGATAGGTCGTCTCAGAGGCGTTATTCTGGAAAAACAGCCCCCGTTAGTATTGCTGGAAACCAACGGTGTAGGTTATGAAGTTCATATGCCGATGACCTGTTTTTACGAACTGCCGGAATTAGGGCAGGAAGCGATTGTATTTACTCAGTTTATCGTGCGCGAAGACGCTCAGTTGCTGTATGGTTTCAATGACAGGCAGGAGCGCGCACTGTTTCGCGAACTGATTAAAGTTAATGGCGTGGGGCCAAAACTGGCGTTGGCAATCCTTTCAGGCATGTCGGCACAACAGTTTGTCAGCGCGGTTGAAAAAGAAGAAATTACTTCGCTTATCAAGCTGCCGGGCGTTGGCAAAAAAACCGCCGAACGTCTGGTGGTCGAAATGAAGGACCGCTTTAAAGGCCTTAACGGTGACTTGTTCAACAGTCCCACGGATATTTCCCTGCCTGCGGCGGCGTCCAGGGCAAAAGAATCTGATGCAGAAGGCGAGGCGGTGGCTGCGCTTATTTCTCTTGGCTATAAGCCACCAGAGGCGAGCAGGATGATAAGCAAAGTTGCCAAACCGGGTGCAGAGTGCGAAACATTGATTAGAGAAGCGCTGCGCGCGGCTCTGTGA